In the genome of Taurinivorans muris, one region contains:
- a CDS encoding YIP1 family protein: MLISCPECHFKRHVDEKQIPESATLATCPKCQNKFRFRDPETGAFLSDICLESEQGVNRTEAGNAQETLNAAPAGSPADNETQNPNQENMANEAEDVTAASGAAPAKPASSVTNGANGEDPVPLTEEDMPHKLKNSENPLQEPQFQAYEQAAKKRTQQYVMMTDDVPWEHPERYGILGALVQTVSRVMFRGREFFSTIHSRVSSLRPASFYALIGVFQALVAYFLSPNVLEIIKTADMDPQKQALMENLISGQSLPMLIISTPFIMILQLLVYTAFIYLAIRITNPEKADFPLTLRIIAYASAPMILSIVPYIGGVVGLVWFIYNIFIGVKYALRLTWQRTFLALAPIFILWLFIAFNQTLAIISAIQS; encoded by the coding sequence ATGCTTATCTCTTGTCCCGAATGTCATTTCAAACGTCATGTGGATGAAAAACAAATTCCGGAGTCCGCAACGCTTGCCACTTGTCCCAAGTGTCAAAACAAATTCCGCTTCCGCGACCCGGAAACAGGAGCGTTTCTTTCCGATATTTGCCTTGAAAGCGAACAGGGCGTGAACCGCACGGAAGCCGGAAATGCGCAGGAAACGTTAAATGCCGCTCCGGCGGGTTCGCCTGCGGATAATGAAACGCAAAATCCCAATCAGGAAAACATGGCGAATGAAGCGGAAGATGTGACCGCGGCTTCAGGCGCCGCTCCGGCAAAGCCCGCCTCTTCCGTTACAAACGGTGCAAACGGCGAAGATCCGGTTCCGCTTACGGAAGAGGACATGCCCCATAAGCTTAAAAATTCGGAAAACCCTTTGCAGGAACCGCAGTTTCAGGCTTATGAGCAGGCGGCGAAAAAACGGACCCAGCAATATGTGATGATGACGGACGATGTGCCTTGGGAACATCCGGAACGGTATGGAATTTTAGGGGCTTTGGTGCAAACCGTTTCACGGGTCATGTTCAGGGGCAGGGAGTTTTTTTCCACCATTCACAGCCGTGTTTCTTCCTTGCGTCCCGCAAGTTTCTACGCCCTTATCGGGGTGTTTCAGGCTCTTGTGGCGTATTTCCTTTCTCCTAACGTGCTGGAAATCATTAAAACCGCCGACATGGACCCGCAAAAACAGGCTCTCATGGAAAATCTGATTTCAGGGCAAAGCCTGCCCATGCTCATTATCAGCACGCCTTTCATCATGATATTGCAGCTGCTTGTCTATACGGCTTTCATTTATCTCGCCATCCGCATCACAAATCCGGAAAAGGCGGATTTTCCGCTGACATTGCGCATTATCGCCTATGCCTCAGCTCCCATGATTTTGAGCATAGTGCCGTATATCGGCGGCGTTGTCGGTCTTGTGTGGTTTATTTACAATATCTTTATCGGGGTGAAGTACGCTTTGCGTCTGACATGGCAAAGAACGTTTTTAGCCCTCGCTCCGATTTTCATTTTGTGGCTTTTTATCGCTTTCAATCAGACCCTTGCGATTATTTCCGCCATTCAATCGTAG
- the lpxC gene encoding UDP-3-O-acyl-N-acetylglucosamine deacetylase, with the protein MLQQTLMHAINYTGIGLHSGKDVEMKLLPAKIDAGISFHIHTKKDVSVIKADPFAVTTTELATSLGNEKVHVSTVEHLLAALFALGIDNAECHVYGKEIPIMDGSALPITNLIKKAGIRSQYALRKVAKITRPFLFEANGKTINARPYDGFYVDYTIDFPHKAIGVQRLALEITPETFDEVASARTFGFMKEVEYLHSKNLALGGSLANAIVIGDEGIVNPEGLRFADEFVRHKILDFIGDMAMFGMPLQGAFEVRCSGHQHNNAFLREMYTHKDQYLRFEELIPEQRKADIPYLGLGTAMA; encoded by the coding sequence ATGCTTCAACAAACATTAATGCACGCAATCAATTACACAGGTATCGGGCTTCATTCCGGAAAAGACGTGGAAATGAAACTCCTTCCTGCGAAAATTGACGCCGGCATTAGTTTCCATATACATACCAAAAAAGATGTTTCCGTAATCAAAGCAGACCCCTTCGCGGTCACAACCACGGAACTCGCCACAAGCCTCGGCAATGAAAAAGTCCATGTTTCCACGGTGGAACATTTGCTTGCCGCTCTTTTCGCCCTTGGCATAGACAATGCGGAATGCCACGTTTACGGAAAGGAAATCCCCATTATGGACGGTTCCGCCCTGCCTATCACAAACCTTATCAAAAAAGCCGGCATACGCTCCCAATACGCTTTGCGCAAAGTTGCGAAAATCACCCGTCCTTTTCTTTTCGAGGCGAACGGAAAAACAATCAACGCCCGCCCTTACGACGGTTTTTATGTCGACTACACCATTGATTTTCCCCATAAAGCAATCGGCGTGCAGCGCTTAGCCCTTGAAATCACCCCTGAAACCTTCGACGAAGTCGCGTCCGCCAGAACATTCGGCTTTATGAAAGAAGTGGAATACCTGCACAGCAAAAATCTGGCTTTGGGCGGTTCCCTCGCCAACGCCATCGTTATCGGCGACGAAGGCATTGTCAACCCCGAAGGACTGCGTTTTGCCGATGAATTTGTCCGCCATAAGATACTGGACTTTATCGGCGATATGGCGATGTTCGGCATGCCTTTGCAGGGCGCTTTCGAGGTGCGCTGCTCCGGACATCAGCATAACAACGCCTTTTTACGGGAAATGTATACCCATAAGGACCAATATCTCCGTTTTGAAGAACTTATTCCGGAACAGCGAAAAGCGGATATTCCCTACTTGGGTTTAGGCACGGCAATGGCATAA
- a CDS encoding acyltransferase family protein, which yields MQAKEYRSDIDVLRAIAVLAVIFYHAHIPFFRGGFVGVSIFFVISGYLITGIIKRKLADGTFSFLEFYENRVRRIFPALFAMVFCIVLFEWVTSVNILERREVFSSAKRVLLTVPNIYFYLHTNYFDPAAETLPLLHTWSLGVEEQFYFVFPLLLFILNIYIYIKKISGIKIVHVLSALFLLSFIFSAVFVFYDQKFTFYMLPARAWELLCGSLLAYTGWTPKEQKHKLFCFFLGIVLMFGTIIGYADVVYPGFYALFPCLGAVLYIAGGTRLQSVFADTLTKNKVLVFIGVISYSLYLWHWPVLVYYQNWLYRRDIDFAGGCVLLAVIFLVSVFSWRFIEKPVRQKPIFKKHGVLWFGVVCSFALILLFINNLKFTLSFDDGFAYTKRELPAEYEADNSAHSILLIGDSHSGHLRPLMRELGEKYRVSSTNVNIMPYRTYTFDGSIADRKNIGKSFDKFREKTETTRFDTAVIAYRYDYYINGVDIPRKNSVARFSLKSLDFESEDPLEVLYFGLKETISLLRKNGVETIYLVGPAPQAAGYVPASANKLSGLFGLSTDRINGILGESAAAYQERTKEITALLKKLTGEFPHVYFLDPTPYLLNPQKTAYDVVRGKTALYWDDDHFSEEGALLLTPLFEPIFASLQE from the coding sequence ATGCAGGCGAAAGAATACAGATCGGATATAGACGTACTGAGGGCGATAGCCGTTTTGGCTGTCATTTTTTATCATGCCCATATTCCCTTTTTCCGCGGCGGATTTGTCGGCGTCAGCATATTTTTTGTGATTTCCGGTTATTTGATTACGGGCATTATCAAACGGAAACTTGCGGACGGCACGTTCAGTTTTTTGGAATTTTATGAAAACCGCGTACGCAGAATTTTTCCGGCTTTGTTTGCAATGGTTTTTTGCATCGTGCTTTTTGAATGGGTCACTTCGGTCAATATTTTGGAAAGGCGGGAAGTTTTCAGTTCCGCCAAGCGTGTTTTGCTGACTGTTCCCAATATTTATTTTTATTTGCATACCAATTATTTCGACCCCGCGGCGGAAACATTGCCCCTTTTGCACACATGGTCCCTGGGTGTCGAGGAACAGTTTTATTTTGTTTTCCCTTTGCTCTTGTTTATCCTTAATATATATATATATATTAAAAAAATAAGCGGAATAAAAATCGTTCATGTCTTGTCTGCGCTTTTTTTGCTGAGTTTTATTTTTTCCGCGGTTTTTGTTTTTTATGATCAGAAATTCACCTTTTACATGCTTCCCGCAAGGGCATGGGAGCTTTTGTGCGGAAGCCTGCTCGCCTATACCGGCTGGACTCCGAAAGAGCAAAAACATAAACTGTTTTGTTTTTTCCTTGGGATAGTGCTCATGTTCGGGACGATTATCGGTTATGCCGATGTGGTGTATCCGGGATTTTATGCATTGTTCCCCTGCCTCGGTGCTGTTTTGTATATCGCGGGCGGAACGCGTTTGCAGTCTGTTTTTGCGGACACGCTTACAAAGAACAAAGTCCTTGTTTTTATCGGGGTTATTTCTTATTCCCTGTATTTATGGCATTGGCCGGTTTTGGTTTATTATCAGAATTGGCTTTACAGAAGGGATATTGATTTCGCGGGCGGCTGTGTTTTACTTGCCGTAATATTTTTGGTTTCCGTTTTTTCCTGGCGTTTTATCGAAAAACCCGTACGCCAAAAGCCGATTTTCAAAAAACACGGCGTGCTTTGGTTCGGCGTTGTCTGCTCTTTTGCTTTGATATTGTTATTTATCAACAATTTGAAATTCACTCTGTCCTTTGATGACGGGTTCGCGTATACCAAACGTGAACTTCCAGCCGAATACGAGGCGGATAATTCCGCGCATTCGATATTGCTTATCGGTGACAGCCATTCCGGGCATTTAAGACCGCTCATGCGGGAGCTGGGGGAAAAATACCGTGTTTCTTCAACGAATGTCAATATCATGCCGTATCGTACGTATACGTTTGACGGAAGTATCGCGGACAGGAAAAACATAGGGAAAAGTTTCGACAAGTTCAGGGAAAAAACGGAAACAACACGTTTTGATACTGCCGTTATCGCATACCGGTATGATTATTATATCAACGGAGTGGATATTCCGAGAAAAAATTCCGTGGCTAGGTTCAGCCTGAAATCCCTTGATTTTGAAAGTGAAGATCCCTTGGAAGTTTTATATTTCGGTTTGAAAGAAACCATATCGCTCCTGCGGAAAAACGGGGTGGAAACCATTTATCTGGTCGGTCCGGCGCCTCAGGCTGCCGGCTATGTTCCCGCTTCCGCCAACAAGCTTTCCGGATTATTCGGTTTGAGTACGGACAGGATTAATGGTATTTTAGGCGAATCTGCTGCGGCGTATCAGGAAAGGACAAAAGAAATAACGGCGCTTTTAAAGAAATTGACAGGGGAATTTCCGCATGTTTATTTTTTGGACCCGACGCCTTATTTGTTAAATCCTCAAAAAACCGCTTATGACGTTGTGCGCGGGAAAACGGCTCTTTATTGGGATGACGACCATTTCAGCGAAGAGGGGGCGCTTTTGCTGACTCCTTTGTTTGAACCGATTTTCGCTTCGCTGCAGGAATGA
- a CDS encoding DMT family transporter: MNNATAVKSQADQSKKDGSLLVFLGALCFSGSGTIQALAPDEATPFIVGALRLLVAGMFLIAWCYGKRLFQPLKADYFKLFLSASALAGFQITFFLGVQKAGVAAGTVVTIGTTPIMAAVFGLLFYGEIPSKNWYVSTAMAIFGLVLLNLNGTETFSVTALLFPLSAGTIYAFYLSQSKDLVRENSPELVMTYLFLIASCLLIPIWVFFPCAWILSVRGITVALGLGILATALAYCLVMAGLKNCDTAKAATLSLGEPLGAAVLGFAVLHEALNLWGLIGIAAIFASVLILVYQPGKKNI; encoded by the coding sequence ATGAACAATGCAACGGCAGTTAAATCCCAAGCGGATCAGAGCAAAAAAGACGGCTCACTGCTTGTTTTTCTCGGAGCTTTATGTTTCAGCGGTTCCGGAACCATACAAGCCTTGGCGCCAGACGAAGCGACCCCTTTCATTGTCGGGGCGCTGCGGCTTTTGGTCGCGGGGATGTTCCTTATCGCATGGTGTTACGGCAAAAGACTTTTTCAACCTTTAAAAGCCGATTATTTTAAATTGTTTCTTTCCGCCTCGGCTTTGGCAGGTTTCCAGATCACGTTTTTCCTCGGCGTGCAAAAAGCCGGCGTTGCGGCGGGAACTGTCGTCACCATTGGCACAACGCCCATAATGGCGGCTGTTTTCGGTCTGCTTTTTTATGGGGAAATTCCGTCGAAAAACTGGTATGTCAGCACCGCCATGGCTATTTTCGGGCTTGTCCTGCTCAACCTCAACGGGACTGAAACGTTCAGCGTGACCGCATTGCTCTTCCCGCTGTCCGCAGGCACGATTTACGCTTTTTACCTTTCCCAGTCAAAAGATTTGGTGCGGGAAAACAGCCCTGAGCTGGTGATGACCTATCTTTTCCTCATAGCCTCATGCCTGCTTATTCCCATATGGGTTTTCTTTCCCTGCGCATGGATTTTGAGCGTACGCGGCATTACCGTCGCCCTGGGGCTCGGCATTCTGGCAACCGCCCTCGCTTACTGCCTTGTCATGGCGGGTCTGAAAAACTGCGACACCGCCAAAGCCGCAACCCTCAGCCTCGGCGAACCTCTCGGCGCAGCCGTTTTGGGTTTTGCCGTTTTGCACGAAGCCCTCAATCTTTGGGGTTTAATCGGAATAGCGGCGATATTCGCAAGCGTTCTTATCCTTGTTTATCAGCCGGGAAAGAAAAATATTTAA
- a CDS encoding dihydroorotase, with the protein MILFKNALYLGKTVDLLVTENAEENAQHGFVFDEKDGFCGTYRNYGENYGKKGGRVLALAENMSPPENCSVCDMAGKILFPSLIDVHVHFRDPGMEWKEDIDTGLEAALHGGYSHVFCMANTSPVNDNAGITRYMLEKARNTHPFGPFLHPVAAATLGLKGEALAPLGEMAEAGCTAVSNDGVPLCDTEIVRRVMEYASDLGMLFIDHCEDPYLARGAHMNEGNLSAKLGVKGQPDIGEALQVGRDIMLAEYLNLPVHIAHVSCRKSVELIRRAKERGVDVTAETCPHYLILDENAVDNYNTNAKVNPPLRTWDDVLAMREAVKSGVIDCMITDHAPHAEHEKENPLDMVPNGISGLDTALTLLWQLVCEGVLTQEDIVRTYTVNPAKRFKLPYNGFEKGDVADFFFFDPEIEWTADKESFYSKSANTPFLGRKLRGRVCAAYLGGKKVL; encoded by the coding sequence ATGATTTTATTTAAAAATGCCCTTTATTTAGGCAAGACCGTTGATTTGCTTGTGACGGAAAATGCAGAAGAAAATGCGCAACACGGTTTTGTTTTCGATGAAAAGGACGGCTTTTGCGGCACGTATCGAAATTATGGTGAGAATTACGGCAAAAAGGGGGGGCGTGTCCTCGCCCTTGCGGAAAACATGAGCCCGCCGGAAAATTGTTCCGTTTGCGATATGGCGGGAAAAATCCTTTTCCCCAGCCTTATCGATGTGCATGTGCATTTCCGCGATCCCGGAATGGAATGGAAAGAAGATATCGATACGGGCTTGGAGGCGGCTTTGCATGGCGGTTATTCGCATGTGTTCTGCATGGCTAACACGAGCCCGGTAAATGATAACGCGGGAATAACACGGTATATGCTTGAAAAAGCCCGGAATACGCACCCGTTCGGACCGTTTTTGCACCCAGTCGCTGCTGCCACCCTCGGACTGAAAGGGGAAGCGCTGGCCCCCCTCGGAGAAATGGCGGAAGCGGGCTGCACCGCCGTTTCCAATGACGGCGTGCCCCTATGCGATACGGAAATAGTCCGGCGCGTTATGGAGTACGCAAGCGATCTCGGCATGCTTTTCATCGACCATTGCGAAGATCCCTATCTTGCCCGCGGAGCGCATATGAATGAGGGAAATTTATCCGCGAAACTGGGCGTGAAAGGACAGCCTGACATAGGCGAGGCTTTGCAGGTCGGGCGTGATATCATGCTTGCCGAATATTTGAATTTGCCCGTGCATATCGCCCATGTTTCCTGCCGTAAAAGCGTGGAGCTCATAAGACGCGCGAAGGAGCGAGGCGTTGACGTTACGGCTGAAACATGCCCCCATTATCTCATTCTTGATGAAAATGCCGTTGATAATTACAATACCAATGCGAAAGTCAATCCTCCCCTGCGGACTTGGGACGATGTGCTCGCCATGCGCGAAGCTGTGAAGAGCGGAGTTATCGACTGCATGATAACGGACCACGCCCCCCATGCCGAACATGAAAAGGAGAACCCCCTTGATATGGTGCCCAATGGCATCAGCGGACTGGATACCGCCCTGACTTTGCTTTGGCAGCTCGTGTGCGAGGGCGTTTTGACGCAGGAGGATATTGTCAGAACCTATACAGTAAATCCTGCGAAGCGCTTTAAATTGCCTTACAATGGTTTTGAAAAAGGCGATGTTGCGGACTTTTTCTTTTTTGACCCGGAAATTGAATGGACGGCGGATAAGGAAAGTTTCTATTCAAAATCAGCCAATACGCCTTTCTTGGGACGAAAACTGCGGGGACGTGTCTGTGCCGCTTACCTCGGCGGTAAAAAAGTGCTGTAA
- the pal gene encoding peptidoglycan-associated lipoprotein Pal has translation MKSIKILALLFMVVFATACSKTAPVEPTGQQDLAAIDVAAQQITDGIIYFDFDKYDIKDEYREVLNQKAAIMRQFPSIRVRIEGHTDERGTQEYNLALGERRAKAAYEYLVLLGVNPNQLEIISYGKEKPVVDGSNEQAWSANRRDNFRVIAR, from the coding sequence ATGAAGAGTATCAAAATTCTTGCGCTCTTGTTTATGGTAGTTTTTGCTACTGCATGTTCTAAAACTGCACCTGTTGAACCAACCGGACAACAAGATTTGGCAGCTATCGATGTAGCAGCACAGCAAATCACAGACGGTATCATTTATTTTGATTTTGACAAATACGACATCAAAGACGAATACCGCGAAGTTCTCAACCAAAAAGCAGCGATTATGCGTCAATTCCCAAGCATCCGCGTTAGAATCGAAGGTCACACCGACGAACGCGGAACACAAGAATACAACCTGGCTCTCGGGGAACGCCGCGCTAAGGCTGCATACGAATATCTCGTTCTCTTGGGTGTGAATCCCAACCAATTGGAAATCATCAGCTACGGCAAAGAAAAACCTGTTGTTGACGGTTCCAACGAACAAGCATGGTCCGCTAACCGCCGTGACAACTTCCGCGTTATCGCACGCTAA
- a CDS encoding DpnI domain-containing protein: protein MDLFLFSDSRYSSNSQQARVMSENWVEKNMYCPRCGNAHLEKQKNNSPVSDYKCSKCLSEYELKSSGKAFKNKIPDGAYGKMIERICANNNPDFFFMQYADSPLTVVNFTFVPKHFFSPEIIEKRNALTQNARRAGWIGCNILFSEIPEQGRIAVVSDGKIVPKHEVLSRAEHVRLFDVDDIAARGWFFEVLKCITGLNAVFRLNDVYQFEAVLFKKFPQNKNIKAKIRQQLQFLRDRGFVKFLGNGVYEKVF from the coding sequence ATGGATTTGTTTTTGTTTTCTGACAGCCGTTATTCGTCCAATTCACAACAAGCGCGGGTTATGAGTGAAAATTGGGTTGAAAAAAATATGTATTGCCCGCGTTGCGGAAATGCTCACCTTGAAAAGCAAAAAAACAATAGCCCGGTTTCTGATTATAAATGTTCAAAGTGTTTGAGCGAATATGAATTAAAAAGCAGCGGTAAGGCATTTAAAAATAAAATTCCTGACGGTGCTTATGGGAAAATGATTGAAAGAATATGTGCAAACAATAATCCTGATTTTTTCTTTATGCAATATGCTGATTCTCCTTTGACCGTTGTGAATTTTACTTTTGTTCCAAAGCATTTTTTCAGCCCTGAAATTATTGAAAAAAGGAATGCGCTGACGCAAAACGCCAGGAGAGCGGGCTGGATAGGCTGTAATATCTTATTTTCGGAAATTCCGGAGCAAGGCAGAATCGCGGTTGTTTCCGATGGGAAGATTGTTCCGAAACATGAGGTTCTTAGTCGGGCGGAGCATGTCCGTTTGTTTGATGTTGACGATATTGCCGCAAGAGGGTGGTTTTTTGAAGTTTTAAAATGCATAACCGGATTGAATGCCGTATTTCGATTAAACGACGTTTATCAATTTGAGGCTGTGTTATTTAAAAAATTTCCGCAGAATAAGAATATCAAAGCAAAAATACGGCAGCAGCTGCAATTTTTGCGGGACAGGGGCTTTGTAAAATTCTTAGGCAATGGCGTATACGAAAAAGTCTTTTAA
- a CDS encoding aspartate carbamoyltransferase catalytic subunit, whose amino-acid sequence MAIQKWRHKDLLDVTYLSDEEILFILDNAKRFQEVNLRAVKKVPTLKGKTVTLFFSEPSTRTKLSFDTAAKRLSADTFALGKSGSSVQKGESLKDTALTLQAMHPDIIVIRDSSSGAAQFLAERLNCSVVNAGDGWHAHPTQALLDAFSLREAWNGEFAGKTLLILGDINHSRVARSNIHWMTRFGINVRICSPKTLLPRYLDNFPVEIYSDLNKAVQGADAVMCLRLQLERQAAGLLPDLGDYSRRYCLTRRHLSEAKPNAKILHPGPMNRGLEISSEIADCADSLVLNQVSAGVATRMAVLYLYGTRNDDMTLNPQVGE is encoded by the coding sequence ATGGCTATTCAAAAATGGCGGCATAAGGATTTGTTGGACGTAACCTATTTATCCGATGAAGAAATTCTGTTCATACTGGATAATGCAAAACGTTTTCAGGAAGTGAATTTGAGAGCGGTGAAGAAAGTTCCCACCTTGAAAGGGAAAACGGTCACCCTCTTTTTTTCCGAACCGAGCACGCGCACCAAACTTTCTTTTGATACGGCTGCGAAACGTTTGTCAGCCGACACGTTCGCGCTTGGAAAAAGCGGGTCCAGCGTGCAGAAAGGCGAAAGCCTGAAAGATACAGCCCTTACCTTGCAGGCCATGCACCCCGATATCATTGTCATCAGGGATTCCAGTTCCGGTGCCGCCCAGTTTTTGGCTGAACGCCTGAATTGCAGCGTGGTCAACGCCGGGGACGGCTGGCATGCCCACCCGACACAGGCGCTTTTGGACGCTTTTTCCCTGCGTGAAGCGTGGAATGGCGAATTTGCAGGCAAAACCCTCCTTATTTTGGGGGATATCAATCACAGCCGCGTCGCCCGTTCCAATATACATTGGATGACGCGTTTCGGTATCAATGTGCGCATTTGCTCGCCTAAAACGCTTTTGCCCCGCTATCTGGACAATTTTCCCGTTGAGATCTATTCCGATTTAAACAAGGCTGTGCAGGGAGCCGACGCCGTGATGTGCCTGCGTTTGCAGCTGGAACGGCAGGCGGCGGGGCTTTTGCCTGATTTGGGGGATTATTCGCGCCGGTATTGTCTGACGCGCAGGCACTTGTCGGAGGCAAAGCCCAATGCGAAAATCCTGCACCCGGGACCTATGAACAGAGGGCTTGAAATTTCTTCCGAAATCGCCGACTGTGCCGATAGTTTGGTGCTGAACCAGGTTTCCGCCGGGGTCGCTACCCGTATGGCTGTTTTATATCTTTACGGCACAAGGAATGATGATATGACGCTTAATCCGCAGGTGGGGGAATAG
- a CDS encoding acyltransferase family protein yields MQAKEYRADIDVLRAIAVLAVIFYHAHIPFFRGGFVGVSIFFVISGYLITGIIKRKLADGTFSFLEFYENRVRRIFPALAVLMVFWGLLYYFLSMPEILGLQRSVRRALFGLANFFFYANTDYFDPAAETMPLLHTWSLGVEEQFYFVFPLLLFILNIYIYIKKPSGIKIVHILFALFLLSFIFSAVFVFYNQKFTFYMLPARAWELLCGSILAYTAWTPATQKGKSFCILSGLGIMFASIVLSGNVLFPGFWALPPCLGAVLYIAGGTSYAFSNRANIIHAVTNNKALVFIGVISYSLYLWHWPVLVFYSTFPFYKEITLPAAGGLIVLTIFISYLSWRFVERPVRQLPLFKNRKILWIVTLVCAAGIFTMATYMRYGRLYDVFNYSRSQGFTAFPKQAAVKGKIPVDFILIGDSHRFSEESVFQKMAEQYRLTGITSNQRLMKNTFISKYNYKRGKIVRMEWNRLTELFERYSCENLFIVFRYSQKIDGKERYYSQDEAFPIYYIPDKKLTPQEAFLQSMRDMLDEAVSYGIKHIYVQYPVPEPKDMVPNKATMLTLFFEYSVSQINEKLGEKLTEYRQRNEDVFEAFAILREEYPQIEFVDISPYYLNADTRQFAVMDEEKLFYYDDDHLSHEGAMLHMEAYEPVFARIAKQKAENEKQGG; encoded by the coding sequence ATGCAAGCGAAAGAATACAGGGCGGATATAGACGTACTGAGGGCGATAGCCGTTTTGGCTGTCATTTTTTATCATGCCCATATTCCCTTTTTCCGCGGCGGATTTGTCGGCGTCAGCATATTTTTTGTGATTTCCGGTTATCTGATTACGGGCATTATCAAACGGAAACTTGCGGACGGCACGTTCAGTTTTTTGGAATTTTACGAAAACCGCGTGCGCAGAATTTTTCCGGCTTTGGCTGTATTGATGGTGTTTTGGGGATTATTGTATTATTTTTTGAGTATGCCCGAAATTTTAGGTTTGCAGCGTTCCGTCCGCCGTGCGCTTTTCGGTTTGGCGAATTTTTTCTTTTATGCCAATACGGATTATTTCGACCCCGCGGCGGAAACCATGCCTCTTTTGCATACATGGTCCCTGGGGGTCGAGGAACAGTTTTACTTTGTTTTTCCTCTGCTTTTGTTTATCCTTAATATATATATATATATTAAAAAACCAAGCGGAATAAAAATCGTTCATATTTTATTTGCGCTTTTTTTGCTGAGTTTTATTTTTTCCGCGGTTTTTGTTTTTTATAATCAGAAATTCACCTTTTACATGCTTCCCGCAAGGGCGTGGGAGCTTTTATGCGGAAGTATCCTGGCATATACAGCTTGGACGCCTGCAACGCAAAAAGGAAAAAGTTTTTGCATTTTATCAGGGCTCGGCATAATGTTCGCCTCTATCGTCCTGTCCGGAAATGTTCTTTTTCCCGGTTTTTGGGCTTTGCCTCCCTGCCTTGGGGCTGTTTTGTACATCGCGGGCGGAACCTCGTACGCTTTTTCCAACCGTGCCAATATCATTCATGCGGTAACCAATAATAAAGCCCTTGTTTTTATCGGGGTTATTTCCTATTCCCTGTATTTGTGGCATTGGCCCGTTTTGGTGTTTTATTCCACGTTTCCTTTTTATAAGGAAATCACCTTGCCTGCTGCAGGGGGATTGATTGTTCTTACCATTTTCATTTCGTATTTGTCATGGCGCTTCGTGGAAAGACCGGTCCGCCAGCTTCCTTTGTTTAAAAACAGAAAAATATTGTGGATTGTCACGCTTGTTTGCGCCGCAGGCATTTTTACCATGGCAACGTATATGCGTTACGGAAGACTTTATGATGTGTTCAATTACTCCAGATCGCAAGGTTTTACAGCTTTTCCCAAGCAGGCGGCTGTAAAAGGGAAAATCCCCGTAGATTTCATTTTGATTGGGGATAGCCATAGGTTTTCCGAAGAAAGCGTATTTCAAAAAATGGCGGAACAATACCGGCTGACAGGCATTACCAGTAATCAAAGATTAATGAAAAACACCTTTATTTCCAAGTATAATTATAAGAGGGGAAAAATCGTCAGAATGGAATGGAACAGGCTGACGGAATTGTTTGAACGATATTCCTGCGAAAATCTTTTCATTGTTTTTCGTTATTCGCAAAAAATCGACGGCAAAGAACGGTATTATTCGCAGGATGAAGCATTTCCGATTTATTACATTCCTGATAAGAAGCTCACTCCTCAAGAGGCTTTTTTGCAAAGCATGCGGGATATGCTCGATGAGGCTGTCAGTTACGGAATAAAGCATATTTATGTTCAATATCCCGTGCCGGAACCCAAAGACATGGTTCCCAATAAAGCAACGATGTTAACACTGTTTTTTGAGTACTCCGTATCGCAGATCAATGAAAAATTAGGCGAGAAATTAACAGAATACCGGCAGCGCAATGAGGATGTTTTTGAGGCTTTCGCGATACTGCGGGAAGAGTATCCGCAGATTGAATTTGTGGACATCAGCCCTTACTATCTGAATGCGGATACCCGGCAGTTTGCGGTTATGGATGAGGAAAAGCTCTTTTATTATGATGACGATCATTTAAGCCATGAGGGAGCAATGCTGCATATGGAAGCATATGAACCTGTTTTTGCCCGGATTGCAAAGCAAAAAGCGGAAAATGAAAAACAGGGCGGATAG